The DNA region TGATGGTTATTTCTGTATTCATTATTTGAAGTCCGTAATTGTGCGGTAAAGTACAGATGTGCCCTTAATGAAATCTGCAATATCCATTTCTTCTTCAGGGTTATGCGAACCATTGCGGTTTCTCACAAAAATCATTCCTGTGGGAACACCTGCATTTGCGAAGAGTGACGCATCATGTCCAGCTCCGCTAGGTATAGCTTCTATTGGCAAACCTTCATCCCCACAAGCTTTATTTATGCGCTCAACAATACTTTGGTCAAGCACTGCGGGAGGAGTTTTTACAGGTTTATCAAATTCAAATTGAACTTTGCGGTCATAAGTAATTGTGGCGCATTCTGAATGGAGCAATGCTTCAATGGCGGCAAGAGTATGTTCGTACTGACTTCTTGCTTCAAAACTGAATGTGACTAATCCTGGAATCCGAGACATTGCATGGTTTTGAGTATTGGTTGTTAAAATTCCTGTTGTTGCAACCAGATCTCCACCGTGCTGTAGAATCGTTGTCCAGTGATCATCCACGCGGGTAATTAAATCCGCAGTGGCAAAAACAGCATCCCGTCTCAGCCAGCGTGGAACAGCTCCGGAATGACCATCTTCGCCTATACATTTAATTTTTCTGTGTCTGATGTTACCGCGAATTCCGGTTACAGCAGCAACCGGAAGATTGCGGGCAATCATAACCGGACCCTGCTCAATGTGCAGTTCAAAGAAAGCTTTTATTTTAGATGTATCAATCAGGATTTCGCCTTTGGCAATTCTATCAATGTCAGCTCCGCACTCAGCCATATGAGTCCCGAGTGTTTTGCCATCATCGCGCTGGGGTAATGCCTGGTCTGATTTTCCGAGTTTACCAAGAAGGGCTTTTGAACCCAGATAACATGCATCAAACCATGCACTTTCTTCACCGCGCAAGGCTATAACTTTAATAGGAGTTTCAGGAGATCTGCCTATTCGTTTGTATTCAACCAGACAAAGTAATCCTGCGATAACTCCGGCTGCACCATCATAGTTTCCGCCTTGCGGAACTGAATCAAGGTGTGAACCTACAAGTATATATTCCTGATCATCAGATATTTTTTCAAGTTCAATAACAAGGTTTGCCGCAGCGTCACGTGAAGTTATCAGCCCTTCATTTTGGGCAAAACTTTCAATCATATCGAAAGCTTTACTTTCACCTGCGCCGTATGAAGCTCGGGATACACCTATTTTATCTCTGGATAATTCTTCCAGATCTGCAAACAGTTTTTCTGCATCACTTGTCAAATGGTTGAGACTGGGCTGAGTTTCTAAAACCGGATGTGGATTCATATCGGCCGCCCCCTCGAGGTGTTCATTTACTGGTGCAATCATATTCTTATTTCTAATTTTTTATTTAAATCAAACTGTTAAGGTGCAACTAGTCCTGGAAGGAAAGTAGCCAGGCCTGGAACATAGGTAATAAGTATTAATACGAGAATATTGATAAATAGGAATGGCCATACTCCTTGAATAATTGACATTACGGGCTTTTCAAGAGTGGAGGAGGCAACGAAAATGTCAAGTCCGAATGGCGGGGTTATCATGCCTATGCAGATATTAAGGCAGACGATTTCACCAAAATGGATAGGATCAATTCCCATAGATAATGCGACCGGATATAACGGTGGTACAAGAATAAGAAGCGCCGAGTTAGGGTCAATGAACATACCTGCAATAAA from Desulfovibrio sp. UCD-KL4C includes:
- a CDS encoding Zn-dependent hydrolase, with the translated sequence MNPHPVLETQPSLNHLTSDAEKLFADLEELSRDKIGVSRASYGAGESKAFDMIESFAQNEGLITSRDAAANLVIELEKISDDQEYILVGSHLDSVPQGGNYDGAAGVIAGLLCLVEYKRIGRSPETPIKVIALRGEESAWFDACYLGSKALLGKLGKSDQALPQRDDGKTLGTHMAECGADIDRIAKGEILIDTSKIKAFFELHIEQGPVMIARNLPVAAVTGIRGNIRHRKIKCIGEDGHSGAVPRWLRRDAVFATADLITRVDDHWTTILQHGGDLVATTGILTTNTQNHAMSRIPGLVTFSFEARSQYEHTLAAIEALLHSECATITYDRKVQFEFDKPVKTPPAVLDQSIVERINKACGDEGLPIEAIPSGAGHDASLFANAGVPTGMIFVRNRNGSHNPEEEMDIADFIKGTSVLYRTITDFK